GCTTGGTACGCATGCTGCAAAAGGTCCCCCTCGTCCACTACGCCGCATTATTCAGGTAACATTTATAATCACATACTGTAATTCAAACTTTCCTCATGTTCAGGTTCTTCAGAAGTGTGCTTCTCAGTAAATTTGAACATTGGTGCTTGTATCATGTATATGAACTCAATTGGAATCATATGTAGCATTATCGATCTATTCTTACAATTATTACTTAATCCCTGCAGGGTTTGGATCCAAAAGGCACAGCAAATCTATTCTCCAAAGCAGAGTGCTTAGGTGAAAAGCGTGTAGGGAATGAGGATTGCTTCATACTAAAAGTGACATCAGATCGAGACGATGTAATGGAGAGAAGCAACGGTGGTAAAGGTGAAGTAATAAGACATGTATTATATGGTTACTTTAGTCAGAAGAGTGGGCTACTGATACACATGGAGGATTCACATCTCACTAAAGTACTATCAGCAGTAAAGACCCCAGTGGGGAATACTGATTATGATGCTGATAATGACGATGCAGAGGGAATAGTATATTGGGAGACAACAGTTGGGACAAGTATGAGAGATTATAGAGATGTTGACGGTCTCTTAATTGCTCACCAGGGAACATCTGTTGCCACACTCTTCCGATTTGGAGATTCGTCATCAACAATGATCAGAAACAGCAGGACTAGAATGGAAGAAGTTTGGAAGATTGACGACATCATGTTCAATGTGCCTGGGCTTTCCCTTGATTACTTCATTCCTCCGTCCGACATTCGTGATGCCGCCAATCTTCCTAATTAGCCAAGTGATATGATTACATTAAGTAGTTATAGTTTATTTTGTCTTCTTATCTGAACATTCTGATGTTACAAACAAAATGTACAAAACATAAACATAAATGAATATGTAAAATTATATAAGAATAATATAGAGATCTGAACAAAGAAAGTTATATCTTTGGTCCTAAGGAAAATTACAGTTTCACTGAACTAATGGCCAACAACAATGGTTGTTACCTGATACCGGGAATATATTGTAAAGGATTTCTTAAGGAAAGAATTGTTAACCGGAGGGTGAATCATTGATAAATGTCAAAGTTCGCTTCCCTCTTCGGTTTCATCATCATTGTTGCCGCAGTTATGGTAATCACGATCTTCTCCGTTTGGATCCTCAATATGAGCAATTCCCATGAAGGAATCATCTTGTTGCGAATTACCAACCGATAGCAAACATGGGGCAGATGATGAGGCTGTTGATGTACCAAATGACGGGTGCTGTTGTTGTTGCAGTCTAAAATCATCATCCCATATGAAAGCAGGTTGATTGCTGCTACTACCGCTCCTGTAATTCTTTCCTAGTCGACTTACGTTAATCTCATTGAGAGATGGTGATCTCCCAATCATTTTTTGTTTCATCGTCTGATCGTCATCCAAAGCTACTTGTTGATTGTCACCTAATACTGCTGATTGAACCCCGCCAGATCCGTAGATGTGTAGGTCCTGAAGGCTAGGAAAACTTGTGGAATTGGCAAAACCTCCGCCTTTGTTGTTATTGCTGCTCATCATGGCAGTCCTTGTTCCAGCAGCCATATGATGAAGTACATTACTATTAAGCGCGGGTGAGGCTGAGGCGGATGAGACATTCTCGTGAGCGCCACCAATAAGTGTTTGGCAAGCTTTTTCCAATATAGTCTGCATATACTTCCCTTGAGCTTCAATCCTGAGCTGAAGGTGTCTTTGTACCACTAGTTGTTCATGCAATCGCCTCTTTACTTCCATTTGCATCCTGAGTCCCTCGTTCATCATGTGCATGTTCCTGTATTATATATAACATCAATCAATGCGTGTACATATAAATTAAGATTAAGGGTTCGAGATTGAGTGAGTCATCTACATACTCGTTCATGTTGCTTCGATTACCCATTATCCCTGAGGAACCGGCACCCGAATTTATTTGCATATCTAATATTAAATAAAATTCGATACGATCAAACGAATGACATGAGGTTCAGATTCATCAAATTGTAATTGGTATCCACAAAAGTGAAAATTGGGTTACCTCTTGGATCAAAATCCTTGATGGAGTTATGAAGATCATGAAAATCCCTATGTGGTTGCTTGCCAAGTCGGAATTTCTGTAGACATCACATGCATGTGTTAGAGAGAGATAACAGCTATATATCTCGGCCAAGTAGTGTATGTATATGTACCTGAAGATGGCTCTTGAGATGGTATAGGGTTAGACCCTTGACGCCCATCACTCTCATTATTGTTTTAGGAGTAGCTTCTACATACACATAGAATGGTTAGACATATAACAACAAATTAAAGAGAgagttcatatatatatatatatatgtatagctAGCTAAATTTAACTAATAAACAAGATGTAGATGTATACATACTGTCTGGTCCTCCGAGTTGAGCAACGGCATCGACGAAACGATCATGAAGCTCAGGCGTCCATCGAAGCCTTGGCTTTGGGTCTGTCGTCAAGACAAGCCCTGAATTAGACGACTGATCTTGCTGAAGATGACTATTGTTGTTCATATTCTGCCTCTCTGAGTCTGATCAGCTCGC
This is a stretch of genomic DNA from Papaver somniferum cultivar HN1 chromosome 1, ASM357369v1, whole genome shotgun sequence. It encodes these proteins:
- the LOC113323002 gene encoding myb family transcription factor APL-like, with the translated sequence MNNNSHLQQDQSSNSGLVLTTDPKPRLRWTPELHDRFVDAVAQLGGPDKATPKTIMRVMGVKGLTLYHLKSHLQKFRLGKQPHRDFHDLHNSIKDFDPRDMQINSGAGSSGIMGNRSNMNENMHMMNEGLRMQMEVKRRLHEQLVVQRHLQLRIEAQGKYMQTILEKACQTLIGGAHENVSSASASPALNSNVLHHMAAGTRTAMMSSNNNKGGGFANSTSFPSLQDLHIYGSGGVQSAVLGDNQQVALDDDQTMKQKMIGRSPSLNEINVSRLGKNYRSGSSSNQPAFIWDDDFRLQQQQHPSFGTSTASSSAPCLLSVGNSQQDDSFMGIAHIEDPNGEDRDYHNCGNNDDETEEGSEL